Genomic DNA from Paenibacillus sp. MBLB1832:
GCGGAGCTAAAATTTCGCGGGTATCCATGAATCCGGCCGTTGGTAATGATCCTGTTCTGAAATGGGTTGCTCCGAGCACAGGCAATATTACGATAACAGGAAGGCCTGAATATATCGTCTCGAACCGAACACAGGGAGATGGGGCCGACCTGAAGATTCTAAAAAATAGCACTCAATTATGGTCCGCATCCCTTGCCCCGACTAGTTACGCAACAGAATCCGCGACGCATTCTCTAACGGTTGCCGTTAATCAAGGAGATGTCATCTACTTCAGAGTAAATGCGAAGACAGATGCGACAAGCGAATCGATTTGGTGGAATCCACAAATATCCTATTAAACGTTTCAGTCGTCAATCCCAAACGAGCTCTCGTTTGGGATTGGCTATTTAGGCTGCTTATTAACCCGAAAAGCAAGTTTATCAGATCGTAAAGATAATTGCCCTATGTAAAAATGTTTGTCTACAGAGGCCCTACGGCTATGAGATATGATGAATTTGTAAAGAAGAACAGCGTTCATAGGAGGAGTCAAATGAAGAAGAACTTGCAAGTGTTAATGGTTACAGCTGTATCTTTGTCGTTGCTGCTTACGTCAGCTTGCTCTACGAAGAAATCGGATGCTCCAGCTGAAACGGCAGCTGCGAGTGCATCAGCACAACCTGCGAAGGCGTTACCGGACATCGATCCATTTAAATTTAAGGATCCCGTAACAGTCAATTTTGGCAAGAGCGTTGTGGACATTAAGAAATACGCGGAGGGCGAGGATCCAGAGAATAACGCTGTTTACAAGTTGATGAACACCACGATTAACATCGTAGCCAAGAACAAGTTTGCCGTTCCATTTGATACGTACCAGCAGAAAATTAAGCTGGGAATTGCTTCTAATGATATTCCGGATATATTCTATGCCGACCAAGAAATGCTGGAAGAGTTAATTAAGAATGATATGCTGGCTGACTTAACTCCGTACTATGAGAAGTATGAAACAGAAAACGCGAAGAAAATCCTTTCTTACGGCGATAAGGTGCTTTTTAAAGGAGCCACCAAGAACGGTAAATTGTATGGCATGCCGAATGTGTCTGACGCACAGAATGGTGTACCAGCAGCTTACATTCGTAAGGATTGGTTGGAGAAGCTAGGTGGCAAAAAACCAGCCAGCTTTGAAGAACTTATTGCTCTTGGTAAGGATTTTGCCACGAAAGATCCGGATGGAAACGGTAAAGCGGATACACTCGGATTCGCTTTTAATAATGAGTTGGATCTACGCTACACGTCCTTTATGAATGCATATGGCGTGTATCCAAAGGTCTATATGAAAGGTGCAGACGGCAAATTCACTTATGGAAGTATCGATCCGAAGATGAAGGATGGTCTTGCGAAGCTGGCGGAGTTGTACAAAGCAGGTGCCATTGACAAAGAGTTTGTTACACAAAACATGCCGAAAATGGCAGAGGGTGTATCCAAAGGCAGTGTAGGTATCTTCTTAGGCGAGTTCTTCTCACCGCTATGGCCGTTGCAGGATGCACTAAAGAATGTTAAAGGTGCAGATTATATTGGTATACCGGTTCCAGGTCTTGGCGGCAAGGAATATAAGCCGTATGTGCCAATCAACGCTAATGGCTATTTCGTTGTTCGCAAAGGTTTTGAACATCCAGAGGCACTTATGTTAATTCTGAATAATGAAGCCGAAGTGAGCTACAACAACTTGAACAATGCCTGGTCGAAGGGCTATGCGGATATAAATAAAAACGAGAAGTATGCAGCTCTAGGAGGCGTCAATAACTGGTTACCGGTATTTTTAGATCGTCCTGATGCTAACCTAAACCGTTATAATTTGTTTAAATATGCGATTGATAATAAAGATGATACGAAGATGCCAGAGGATCAACGGACAACCTTCCTGAATGTGAAGAAAGGGATGGAAGGAGATCCGAATAACTGGGCATGGTACAAAACGTTCTTGGAAGGCGTACCTTCCGCAGGCAGCTATAAAAACGTAGTCCGGAACGATTGGATTGGTTCCCCTACGGCAACGGGCAAGCTAAAAGGCGCTGCGCTTAAGAAATTGGAAGACGAAGCGATCATTAACATCATCGTTGGTCAGAAGCCGGTTGACGAATTTGATGCCTTTGTCAAACAGTGGAAAGAACAAGGCGGTCAACAAATTCTAGATGAGATGAACGCTGCTTCGAAATAATAACGTGTATTTAATTTACTTATTCTTTCCGTCGGGTAAGTTGCACCCCCTGCAACTTATCCGGTGCAGAGAATATAAAGGAGCAAGCGCATGAGGATTTCTTTAGAAGGAGCACTTACCCGATTCCAGCGTCGCCCTCATAGGTCAGCTAAGCGCAATAACCAGGCTTGGCAACTGCACACCATGATATTTCCAGGTATGTTGCTTCTATTCCTTTTTAATATTGTCCCCATGTACGGCATTCTCATTGCATTCAAGGATTTTATTCCAAGTAAAGGAATATGGAACTCACCGTGGGTGGGCTTGCAATACTTTGATTTTATGATGCAATTGCCAGATGTGTGGTTAGTAACGAAAAATACAATCATTATCGCGGGTCTTAAAATATTGCTTGGATTTCCTGTACCGATTATTGTTGCACTGCTATTAAATGAAATAGGACGGTCATGGTTTAAGCGGACGGTTCAAACGATCGTATATTTACCGAATTTTTTATCTTGGGTCATTTTATCGGGCTTAATTTTGGATGTATTTGCGGTGAATGGCGGACTTGTTAATAGTTTTCTGAAGTTTTTCTCCATAGAACCTATTTATTTTTTAGGGGATAACACGTATTTTCGATCCATAATTATATCTACAGATATTTGGAAAAACTTCGGGTGGGGAACGGTCATCTATATGGCTGCCTTAACGAGCATCGACCCCTCACTATATGAATCTGCGATTATGGATGGGGCATCCCGCTGGAAACAAACCTTGCATATTACCATACCCGGCATCGTTCCCATTATTATGCTCACAGCCATCTTGAGTATGGGGAATATTCTAAATGCGGGCTTTGATCAAATATTTAATCTGTATAATCCACTTGTCATGAAGACGGGCGACATTATTGATACGTATGTGTATCGGGTAGCTTTCAATGATGCCAACTGGAGCTTGAGTACGATGGTAGGACTCATCAAATCCGTTGTAAACAGCCTGCTCATCGTTACAGGATACTGGATGGCCTATAAGTGGACGGATTATCGGGTATTTTAAAAGGCAGAAGGGAGTACACGATGAGAAAATGGGATCAAACATGGGGCTTTCGAGTCTTTGCTATCGGTAATTACCTCTTTCTGACCGCAATAGCCTTATTATGCCTATTGCCACTGCTTAACGTGCTGTCCGTATCACTCAGCTCGAGCTACGCGGCCAACGCAAACCTTGTAAAGCTATGGCCTGTAGATTTTACGCTAAAGTCCTACCAACTAATTTTCTCCAGGAAGGAGATTCATGACGCATTTGTGATCTCCATTGAACGGACGGTGTTGGGCGTTCTGCTTAACAACATCCTAACGGTCTTCATGGCGTACCCGTTGTCCAAATCAGGCCTGCGGTTCCGTGGACGAAATATCTACATGTGGACGATCATATTCGTTATGCTATTTAATGGGGGACTTGTTCCCACCTACATTCTTGTTAAAGATCTTCATCTTATCAATACAATATGGTCACTTATTCTTCCTGGTGCCGTGCCCATCTTCAGCGTTATTCTCATGATGAATTTCTTTAAGCAGCTGCCGAACGAAATAGAAGAAGCTGCTTTTATCGATGGGGCATCTTACTGGAAAAGTTTACTCTATGTGATCATTCCGCTGTCCATGCCCGTCATTGCGACGGTTACCTTATTTCATTTTGTTGCCCACTGGAACGATTGGTTCTCAGGTCTGCTTTACATGAACGATCTCAAGAACTATCCCCTACAGACTACGCTTCAAACTGTCTTAAAGGGAGCAGACATCAAATCGTTGGAAGATGCCAAGAATTATAGTG
This window encodes:
- a CDS encoding type 2 periplasmic-binding domain-containing protein, whose protein sequence is MKKNLQVLMVTAVSLSLLLTSACSTKKSDAPAETAAASASAQPAKALPDIDPFKFKDPVTVNFGKSVVDIKKYAEGEDPENNAVYKLMNTTINIVAKNKFAVPFDTYQQKIKLGIASNDIPDIFYADQEMLEELIKNDMLADLTPYYEKYETENAKKILSYGDKVLFKGATKNGKLYGMPNVSDAQNGVPAAYIRKDWLEKLGGKKPASFEELIALGKDFATKDPDGNGKADTLGFAFNNELDLRYTSFMNAYGVYPKVYMKGADGKFTYGSIDPKMKDGLAKLAELYKAGAIDKEFVTQNMPKMAEGVSKGSVGIFLGEFFSPLWPLQDALKNVKGADYIGIPVPGLGGKEYKPYVPINANGYFVVRKGFEHPEALMLILNNEAEVSYNNLNNAWSKGYADINKNEKYAALGGVNNWLPVFLDRPDANLNRYNLFKYAIDNKDDTKMPEDQRTTFLNVKKGMEGDPNNWAWYKTFLEGVPSAGSYKNVVRNDWIGSPTATGKLKGAALKKLEDEAIINIIVGQKPVDEFDAFVKQWKEQGGQQILDEMNAASK
- a CDS encoding ABC transporter permease, with product MLLLFLFNIVPMYGILIAFKDFIPSKGIWNSPWVGLQYFDFMMQLPDVWLVTKNTIIIAGLKILLGFPVPIIVALLLNEIGRSWFKRTVQTIVYLPNFLSWVILSGLILDVFAVNGGLVNSFLKFFSIEPIYFLGDNTYFRSIIISTDIWKNFGWGTVIYMAALTSIDPSLYESAIMDGASRWKQTLHITIPGIVPIIMLTAILSMGNILNAGFDQIFNLYNPLVMKTGDIIDTYVYRVAFNDANWSLSTMVGLIKSVVNSLLIVTGYWMAYKWTDYRVF
- a CDS encoding carbohydrate ABC transporter permease, which translates into the protein MRKWDQTWGFRVFAIGNYLFLTAIALLCLLPLLNVLSVSLSSSYAANANLVKLWPVDFTLKSYQLIFSRKEIHDAFVISIERTVLGVLLNNILTVFMAYPLSKSGLRFRGRNIYMWTIIFVMLFNGGLVPTYILVKDLHLINTIWSLILPGAVPIFSVILMMNFFKQLPNEIEEAAFIDGASYWKSLLYVIIPLSMPVIATVTLFHFVAHWNDWFSGLLYMNDLKNYPLQTTLQTVLKGADIKSLEDAKNYSDVSSRTLRSAQIFVTTLPILILYPFLQKYFTKGIVLGSVKG